A region from the Bacteroidota bacterium genome encodes:
- a CDS encoding BamA/TamA family outer membrane protein yields MKLRLLFVLLLLPLLIQAAGKLRLEVYENGTANVLRRYKVPETFANTAERENALNNLLRSCWNDGFLAAAYDSLQQDSMVLRAWLNAGEAYRWAFVKKGNVDEEILNAAGFRERRWRNRPLRIAEAARLQNDVLNWCENNGYPFAAVRLDSVQILPGQTISAKLHLDKSRFTRIDSIEVKGDLKLAPAFLHNYIGIAPGDAYNEQQLRAITARLRELPFLRETQSHTVLFTAKYTKLTLFLQKRRAGQFDGVAGFLPDSRTGQLVFTGDARLRLQNSFGRGELIDLNWRRLREQTQDLKARLTYPYLLRTPLGLDYTIRLYRRDTSFIDVNQNFGLLYMFSGAASLKAYVNRRNSSLLSTAAYENLTTLPPFADVNTTSWGLGFRREKLDYRLNPRRGWQLMVNADIGNRTIRQNANLNPVVYQNLKLRTVQYSAELLLDKYWPLGRRSTIKTSVQAAWLQNETIFRNELYRIGGLRSLRGFDEESIFASSYGIGTVEYRYLLETNSFFFVFADGAWYENRSKDFATDTPFGFGTGVSFETKAGILSITYALGRQFGNPVQLRDGKIHIGIVSLF; encoded by the coding sequence ATGAAACTCAGGCTGCTTTTTGTGCTTTTGCTTTTGCCGCTGCTGATACAGGCAGCCGGAAAGCTGCGGCTGGAAGTGTATGAAAACGGCACGGCCAATGTGCTTCGCCGCTACAAAGTACCTGAAACCTTTGCCAATACAGCTGAGCGCGAAAATGCGCTGAACAATTTGCTGCGCAGTTGCTGGAACGATGGCTTTCTGGCTGCAGCTTACGACAGTTTGCAGCAAGACAGTATGGTGTTGCGTGCGTGGCTGAATGCGGGTGAGGCCTACCGCTGGGCATTTGTCAAAAAAGGCAATGTGGATGAGGAAATACTCAATGCGGCCGGTTTCCGCGAACGCCGCTGGCGAAACCGTCCGCTTCGCATAGCCGAGGCCGCACGCCTGCAAAACGATGTACTGAACTGGTGCGAAAACAATGGCTACCCGTTTGCAGCCGTGCGGCTTGACAGTGTGCAGATTTTGCCCGGGCAAACGATAAGTGCAAAACTGCATCTTGACAAAAGCCGCTTTACCCGCATTGACAGCATTGAGGTAAAGGGCGATCTGAAACTGGCGCCCGCCTTTTTGCACAATTACATAGGCATAGCACCCGGCGATGCCTACAACGAACAGCAGCTGCGCGCCATTACGGCACGCCTGCGTGAACTGCCCTTTTTGCGCGAAACACAATCGCACACCGTACTGTTTACGGCGAAATACACCAAACTGACGCTGTTTTTGCAAAAACGCCGCGCGGGGCAATTTGACGGGGTTGCCGGCTTTTTGCCCGACAGCCGCACCGGGCAGCTTGTGTTTACCGGCGATGCGCGACTGCGCCTGCAAAACAGCTTTGGCCGCGGCGAACTGATTGACCTGAACTGGCGCCGCCTGCGCGAACAAACGCAGGATCTGAAAGCGCGCCTCACCTACCCGTATTTGCTGCGCACACCGCTGGGGCTTGATTATACCATACGCCTCTACCGCCGCGATACATCGTTTATTGACGTAAACCAGAACTTTGGTTTGCTGTATATGTTTAGCGGTGCAGCCAGTTTGAAAGCCTATGTAAACCGCCGCAACTCATCGCTGCTATCGACCGCGGCGTATGAAAACCTGACCACGCTGCCGCCGTTTGCCGATGTGAATACGACCTCGTGGGGACTTGGTTTCAGGCGCGAGAAGCTGGACTACCGTTTAAATCCGCGCCGTGGCTGGCAGCTGATGGTGAATGCCGATATTGGCAACCGCACCATACGCCAGAATGCCAACCTGAATCCGGTGGTGTACCAAAACCTGAAGCTGCGCACGGTGCAGTACAGTGCGGAGCTGCTGCTCGACAAATACTGGCCGCTGGGCAGGCGGAGCACCATTAAAACCAGTGTGCAGGCGGCGTGGCTGCAAAACGAAACCATTTTCAGAAACGAATTGTACCGCATTGGCGGTTTGCGCTCGCTGCGCGGGTTTGACGAGGAGTCGATTTTTGCATCGAGCTACGGCATTGGCACGGTGGAATACCGCTATTTACTGGAAACCAATTCGTTTTTCTTTGTGTTTGCCGACGGAGCGTGGTACGAAAACCGCAGCAAGGATTTTGCCACCGACACGCCGTTCGGGTTTGGTACCGGTGTGAGTTTTGAAACCAAAGCCGGCATACTTTCCATTACGTATGCGCTGGGCAGGCAGTTTGGTAACCCGGTGCAGCTGCGCGACGGGAAAATACATATTGGTATTGTGAGTTTGTTTTAA
- a CDS encoding YegP family protein encodes MGKFIITKRSNGEFQFNLKAGNGQVILTSEGYSNKSGCENGIESVRTNAPNDERYERKESKNGKPYFVLKAGNGQIIGTSEMYESAAGMENGIESVKSNAPDATVEDNS; translated from the coding sequence ATGGGAAAATTTATCATCACCAAGCGCTCTAATGGTGAGTTTCAGTTTAACCTGAAAGCCGGAAACGGACAGGTTATTCTAACCAGTGAAGGCTACAGCAACAAAAGCGGTTGCGAAAACGGCATTGAATCAGTGCGCACCAATGCACCGAACGATGAGCGTTACGAACGAAAGGAGTCGAAAAACGGTAAGCCGTATTTTGTGCTCAAAGCCGGAAACGGACAAATTATAGGCACCAGCGAAATGTACGAAAGTGCGGCAGGCATGGAAAACGGCATTGAATCGGTTAAATCCAACGCGCCGGATGCCACTGTAGAAGACAATTCGTAA
- the rmuC gene encoding DNA recombination protein RmuC, whose amino-acid sequence MEIVLIFCGIAAGALLVWVLMKNRIDPQTVELKRTNAGLEAEKKSAADEVVRLRGELEREKQRFENTLKEERKNADELLNELRGSNLEFSAQLAREKEAHANLKTQLEEQKGQLEKLQERFTKEFELLANKIFEEKSQKFTDQNRTQLDILLQPLGEKLKDFEKKINDTHLEDTKERASLKEQLAQLHQLNQQMSTDAANLTRALKGDSQKRGAWGEYILTSILEKSGLVADREYKLQQSITTEENQRHRPDVIIYLPEGKHLVIDSKVSLVAYERYTSAETDDERTAALREHVAAVRKHINDLGTKNYQQLYSLNSLDFVLLFMPVEPAFAAALQGDAELFNVAFDKNIVIVSPSTLLATLRTVASIWRQENQNRNALEIARQSGKLYEKFVGFTEDLRKIGRKLEEAQAAHQEAFSKLDTGRGNLVRSAEKLKKLGARTTKSLSAEFMADDADDDDTEDEV is encoded by the coding sequence GTGGAAATAGTTTTGATTTTTTGTGGAATTGCTGCCGGTGCCCTGCTTGTGTGGGTGCTGATGAAAAACCGTATTGATCCGCAAACGGTAGAATTGAAACGCACGAATGCGGGGCTTGAAGCCGAAAAAAAATCGGCCGCTGATGAAGTGGTGCGATTGCGTGGTGAACTTGAACGTGAAAAACAGAGATTTGAAAATACGCTGAAGGAAGAACGGAAAAATGCGGATGAATTATTGAATGAGTTGCGAGGCAGTAACCTTGAATTTTCGGCTCAACTGGCGCGCGAAAAGGAAGCACATGCAAACCTGAAAACGCAGCTGGAAGAACAGAAAGGACAACTGGAAAAACTACAGGAACGTTTTACCAAAGAATTTGAACTGCTGGCCAATAAAATTTTTGAAGAGAAGAGCCAGAAGTTTACCGACCAGAACCGCACGCAGTTAGACATACTGCTGCAACCACTGGGCGAGAAGCTGAAAGATTTTGAGAAAAAGATTAACGATACACATCTTGAAGACACCAAGGAACGCGCATCACTGAAAGAACAGCTTGCACAGCTTCATCAGCTGAATCAGCAAATGAGTACGGATGCTGCCAACCTGACGCGGGCGCTGAAAGGCGACTCGCAAAAACGTGGTGCGTGGGGTGAATACATTCTGACGAGCATACTTGAAAAGTCGGGGCTGGTGGCCGACAGAGAGTACAAACTCCAGCAAAGTATTACCACGGAAGAAAATCAGCGCCACCGGCCTGATGTGATCATATACCTGCCCGAAGGCAAGCATCTGGTAATTGACTCAAAAGTATCGCTGGTGGCATACGAGCGCTATACCTCGGCCGAAACAGACGACGAGCGTACTGCTGCTTTGCGTGAGCATGTAGCTGCCGTGCGCAAACACATAAACGACCTGGGTACAAAAAATTACCAGCAGCTTTATTCGCTGAACAGTCTTGATTTTGTGTTGCTGTTTATGCCGGTGGAACCTGCGTTTGCTGCTGCACTGCAAGGCGATGCGGAGTTGTTTAATGTGGCCTTTGACAAGAACATTGTGATTGTGAGCCCGTCAACACTTCTGGCCACGCTGCGCACTGTAGCCAGTATATGGCGGCAGGAAAACCAGAACCGCAATGCGCTGGAAATTGCACGCCAGAGCGGTAAACTGTATGAAAAGTTTGTGGGCTTTACCGAAGACCTTCGTAAGATCGGGCGTAAGCTGGAAGAAGCGCAGGCTGCGCATCAGGAAGCATTCAGCAAGCTCGACACAGGACGTGGTAATTTGGTGCGGAGTGCCGAAAAGCTGAAAAAGCTGGGCGCAAGAACCACCAAATCGCTCTCGGCTGAGTTTATGGCCGATGATGCAGATGATGACGATACGGAGGATGAGGTATGA
- a CDS encoding outer membrane beta-barrel protein has protein sequence MKTFALTALLLLGTVAKAQFFQGFGIMGGATYSNQKWLYAENNGKDKLKYLLRWNAEVFAEFGAHPTFRWVTELQYNGKGAKMETPAGTTRYKNNYAAWNNYLMIRKELFSIIPYLKIGPRLEYVFKTDQQFTPFHATGSIGAGVEFVSFGKLKFLTEFHYVPDLTRSFSNNIVTIKQPAFELRVGLKFGKAGNATCPGLQ, from the coding sequence ATGAAAACATTTGCATTAACTGCCCTTTTGCTGCTGGGCACTGTAGCTAAGGCTCAGTTCTTTCAGGGTTTTGGAATTATGGGCGGCGCTACATACAGCAACCAGAAATGGCTGTATGCCGAAAACAACGGCAAAGATAAACTGAAGTACCTGCTGCGCTGGAATGCCGAAGTGTTTGCCGAATTTGGCGCACACCCCACTTTCCGGTGGGTAACCGAACTTCAGTATAACGGGAAAGGCGCTAAAATGGAAACCCCGGCGGGCACCACACGCTACAAAAACAATTACGCCGCCTGGAACAACTACCTGATGATCCGCAAGGAATTATTTTCCATTATTCCTTACTTAAAAATTGGCCCCCGCCTTGAATACGTATTCAAAACCGATCAGCAATTCACACCATTCCACGCTACAGGAAGCATTGGTGCCGGAGTGGAATTCGTATCGTTCGGGAAACTCAAATTTCTCACCGAATTTCATTATGTACCTGATCTGACCCGCTCTTTCAGCAACAACATTGTCACAATAAAACAACCGGCATTTGAACTTCGCGTAGGATTAAAATTCGGAAAAGCAGGTAATGCCACCTGTCCGGGTTTGCAGTAA
- the fabD gene encoding ACP S-malonyltransferase, with the protein MKKAYVFPGQGSQFSGMGKELYENSELARGMMDKANELLGFRLTDIMFGGTDEELKQTKVTQPAIFLHSVALAATLGDSFVPDMVAGHSLGEFSALVANRALAFEDAVVLVSKRALAMQKACEAQPSTMAAVLGLDDAKVEEICASVSGDIVVAANYNCPGQLVISGTVSGVNTACELLKAAGAKRALVLPVGGAFHSPLMEPARVELEAAINATQFNTPVCPVYQNVNAMPVSDPAQIKANLVAQLTAPVRWTQSVQHMVNDGATHFTEVGPGKVLQGLVKKIAPAAETTSA; encoded by the coding sequence ATGAAAAAAGCATACGTATTTCCCGGCCAGGGCTCGCAGTTTTCGGGCATGGGTAAAGAGTTGTACGAAAACTCGGAACTGGCCCGTGGCATGATGGACAAAGCCAACGAGTTGCTGGGCTTCCGCCTTACCGACATTATGTTTGGCGGCACCGACGAGGAGCTGAAGCAAACCAAAGTAACCCAGCCGGCTATTTTCCTTCACTCGGTAGCTTTGGCAGCCACGCTTGGCGATAGTTTTGTGCCCGATATGGTAGCAGGCCATTCGCTGGGCGAATTTTCGGCGCTGGTGGCCAACCGTGCGCTGGCGTTTGAAGATGCAGTAGTGCTGGTGTCGAAACGCGCGCTGGCCATGCAGAAAGCCTGCGAGGCACAACCCTCCACCATGGCTGCCGTGCTGGGTCTCGATGATGCCAAAGTAGAAGAAATCTGCGCCTCGGTAAGCGGCGATATTGTGGTGGCAGCCAACTACAACTGCCCCGGCCAGCTTGTAATTTCGGGCACGGTAAGCGGTGTAAACACGGCCTGCGAACTGCTTAAAGCCGCCGGAGCCAAACGTGCACTGGTGCTGCCGGTTGGCGGTGCTTTCCACTCGCCGCTCATGGAACCTGCCCGCGTGGAACTTGAAGCCGCCATTAACGCCACACAATTCAATACGCCCGTGTGTCCGGTTTACCAAAACGTGAATGCAATGCCCGTAAGCGACCCGGCACAGATTAAAGCCAATCTGGTAGCCCAGCTTACCGCCCCCGTGCGCTGGACCCAGTCGGTACAGCATATGGTGAACGACGGCGCCACCCACTTTACCGAAGTAGGCCCCGGCAAAGTGCTTCAGGGCTTGGTGAAGAAAATTGCCCCAGCCGCAGAAACCACCAGCGCATAA
- a CDS encoding DUF2384 domain-containing protein: MKKRGSGKKSSPKEEKPWVQSPPRPYGPVGEGMGGWLVKEPAATYVRLTREGFDRRHLEELRTISDLDLDTLARLLGINVRTIMRKSDLEPFRPETTERMLELLRMYEIGEDTFGNLPAFRSWLASPIPAFGNETPLSYLDTGFGIRMVVSELERINHGIFS, from the coding sequence ATGAAAAAGCGCGGTTCAGGAAAAAAATCTTCTCCCAAAGAAGAGAAGCCCTGGGTGCAGTCTCCGCCACGGCCCTACGGCCCGGTTGGTGAAGGTATGGGCGGGTGGCTTGTAAAAGAGCCGGCAGCTACATATGTTCGCCTTACCCGTGAGGGCTTTGATCGCCGCCACCTGGAGGAGCTCCGCACCATCAGTGATCTTGATTTAGACACGCTGGCCCGCTTACTGGGCATAAACGTCCGCACCATCATGCGCAAATCAGATTTAGAGCCTTTCCGCCCCGAAACCACAGAGCGCATGCTCGAGTTACTTCGCATGTACGAAATCGGCGAAGACACCTTCGGTAATTTGCCTGCATTCCGTTCGTGGCTGGCTTCGCCTATTCCGGCATTCGGCAATGAAACTCCCCTTTCCTACTTAGATACCGGTTTCGGCATACGCATGGTTGTTTCTGAGCTGGAGCGCATTAATCACGGCATTTTCAGTTAA
- a CDS encoding RES family NAD+ phosphorylase: protein MLLYRIARERFARDLSGEGARIHGGRWNLPGHACVYTAMSRSLAMLEFRVHLNNVSQVPPDLRLITLDVPVRSIKEIDAELVSPNWRKYPPPAECVRYGTRELILQETLMLKVPSAIVPEEFNVILNPAHRKMREVKLVDCLPLILDPRLFGGAQ, encoded by the coding sequence ATGCTGCTTTACCGCATAGCACGTGAGCGATTTGCACGCGATCTTTCAGGCGAAGGGGCGCGCATTCATGGCGGGCGCTGGAATTTGCCCGGACATGCCTGTGTATATACAGCCATGAGCCGTTCGCTGGCTATGCTGGAGTTCAGGGTGCACCTGAACAATGTATCGCAAGTGCCGCCTGATTTGCGGCTGATTACGCTTGATGTGCCGGTACGCTCGATAAAGGAAATAGACGCGGAGCTGGTTTCGCCCAACTGGCGGAAGTATCCGCCGCCGGCCGAGTGTGTACGCTACGGCACGCGGGAACTGATCTTGCAGGAAACGCTGATGCTGAAAGTACCGTCGGCCATTGTGCCGGAAGAATTTAATGTGATACTTAATCCGGCACACCGGAAAATGCGTGAGGTGAAACTGGTGGATTGCCTGCCGCTGATACTGGATCCGCGTTTGTTTGGCGGTGCCCAATAA